Within Paeniglutamicibacter psychrophenolicus, the genomic segment CAAGGTACATCCACCACAGCGGCACCGAGGTGAACCCGAACGACTCGATCTTCAGCAGGGCCAAGACGGCCATGGCGATGAGCAGCCCGGCGGTGGAGGCCAGGTAGTTGATGGCCGTGGCGGTGGTCGTGGAGCCATACGCCTGTCCGGCGCGGCCGTTCATCGATTGCTGGAAGCTCACCAAGAGACCCGCCCCCATGGCCACGGCCAGGGAAGCCCAGGCCAGCGGCGACTCGGCAGAGCGGGCTCCGGTCCCCCAGGAAGCGATCACGGCGCCAACGACCAACAGCGCCGCCCCGAGGATCCGGATGCGGGTCACGGGCTGCTTTCCGGCCGGGCTGAATCCGATCACGTCGATGACGATGCTGGTCAGGGTCCGGGCGCCGACCACGGCAACGGCGAAGAGCGCCAGGCCGATGTTGCTCACGCTCATGGCCTGGGCCACCATGTAGTACGCCCCCACCAGCCCGGCCAGCAGGAACCAGCGCGGGATCTGGCGCTCGCGCCACACGGAACCGAATTTCCTCCAGCCCGCCCGGGCCCCGGGAAGCGCAATGCTTGCCACCATCAGGCAGGCCAG encodes:
- a CDS encoding DMT family transporter encodes the protein MARPEPRSHAVPLALAGSAGMLMPLQALITSNAAGFLGGYFAAALISALTSLACLMVASIALPGARAGWRKFGSVWRERQIPRWFLLAGLVGAYYMVAQAMSVSNIGLALFAVAVVGARTLTSIVIDVIGFSPAGKQPVTRIRILGAALLVVGAVIASWGTGARSAESPLAWASLAVAMGAGLLVSFQQSMNGRAGQAYGSTTTATAINYLASTAGLLIAMAVLALLKIESFGFTSVPLWWMYLAGPLGILFVVTGVTLVPRLGALVLGIGLVTGQLAGSLAMDLILTPEKVGVNEIIGTLVTLLAVLVASWQPNGRPRWKTRKTP